The Candidatus Mycosynbacter amalyticus genome contains the following window.
TCGAAATATAACAACTTCCAACAAGGAACGATATACTCATCTGCACAGTACGGTGAAAAGTATGTCGTAGGCGAGATCTATAAAAAGTGGGCCCAGTACAATTACGACGGTGGCTTTTTGGGTAAGCCCATGAGCGATGAGACGAAGACGCCAGATGGAAAAGGCCGTTTCAATGTGTTTGAGGGTGGGTCTGTCTACTGGTCGCCGGCATCTGGCGCGCATAGCATAGGAGGCAAGATCCGTGACGGTTGGGCGGCAATAGGCTGGGAGGTCTCGTGGCTTGGTTATCCGACGAGTGATGAATACAATATTCCAGGTGGTAAAGGCCAAGACTTTCAGGGTGGTTATATCCGCTGGACTCCACAGACGGGTGTGGTGGCATATCGCAAGTAGCGAATGTTCTTCTTGGACTGCCGGATGCAAGGAGAGCCGCGTTGTGCGGCTCCTTTGCTAGGCTCCCTTGTTCTTGAGGGATGGCTCGCTTATGCACAATTAAAATAACCCGCCTCGCAGACGGGTTATTTTAATTGTGGTGGAATGTATATGTGTGTTTGTATACATTCTAACAGGTGCCGCTGTTAGTTCATATGAACTTATATCTATAGTATCGCACCACATGCATAAGTGCAATAGTTTTTTCATAATAAAAGTGCTTATTGTAAATGTTGACAAAAAGCGTAAGCTATGTTATATTGAATTCATACACATATCATGTGTGAGGTATAAGCGAGGGTTTCCCTGCCAAGTGGCATGTGGAAACCTTTTATTTTATGAGGAGAACTACCAGCGATGGCAGGAACAAAAGTAGGTGGCACAAAAGCGGCCGCAACCAACAAAGCAAAACACGGTAAAGATTTCTATGCACGTATTGGTGCCAAAGGTGGCAAGATCGGCCGCACTGGTGGCTTCGCTGCTAATCCAGAACTGGCGCGTATCGCTGGTGCAAAGGGCGGTAAGATTTCACGTCGCCGCAAAAAAGACGCTGGCGAGACTGCAAAAGCAGCCTAGTTAGTAGAGCTACATATAAAAACACCCCGGATTCGCGGGGGTGTTTTTGTGGGTTAGACAGTTTGAAAGCGCCGGATTTCTCGATCAACACCAGTATTGGTGTGCCAGGTGCCACCACAATGGACACAGGCGTATTGTTGCGGAGATGATTCGTAGCCATTGCTTTGGCAGGCGGGACAGGTGCTTTTGGCATGGAGCCAGTCGCGATATGTATCGAGATGCTCGTTGATGAATGCGGGGTTAATACAGACACCATAGTCAGGTGCAAGTGTGTGCGAAGCGTACTCCCACGCCTCGCGCTCTAGTGCTAGTAATTCGATATCGCGCGCGTAGTCACTATGGTCAAGCAGTGCATGAGCTGTTTCGTGCAGCAGCACCCAGTCGGCATGTGGCTCCCCAGGATTGTGATATACGGTCTGCTCATCTCGTGACCAGCGGGCTGTGTTGCCGATTGTGAACGCTATACCCGGATGGTTATTTGCGAGTTTTGCGACCAGCGAGGACATCGAGCGCATAGTAGTAACCTCCGTAAATGACAGCATGTTCTGGGTGTTGGGCCTGTAGCAGTGTGGGGCGGGTGATATGGGGTGGGAGCTGTTCATCGAGTAGATCGGCCAGTTGCGTGGCGAAGCGATCAAAATACGTCCCAACGCTACCGCCAAAGATAATCACATCCGGCTGAGAGATGGGGATGACCGCCAGGAAGCCGCGGCTGATACGATCGGCGATATGGTTCCAGTCGCCCTTGCGTTTGATATCGCGCGCGAATTTGCCGTAGGTTTCTTTGATGGCACGCCCGCTGGCAAAACTCTCCCATTCGCGCACTTGGCCGTCGAACTCTACTAGTGCATGACCGCCCTCGCTTGTCTCGAGGCCTGGATCGATATGTCCCTGCGATATAAAGCCAGTGCCGATACCAGTACTGATGGTGACGTAGAGTGCAAAATCCGGTATAGGATCGAGCAGGCGAGCTTCTGCTAGGCCAGCTAGGTTGGCGTCGTTTTCAACGTGGATGGGCGCACCGTCTAGCACAGAGCCAAGCGCAACACGGACATCGAAGTTTTTCCAGCCCAGGTTCGGGCACCACCGAGCGATGCCGTCGTCGATGATACCAGGGAGGGCTATCACGATGAGATCAACAGGTTTGCCAGCATATTCGCTCTCGAGTGCTTGACGCAGAAGCTGGACGTATTTGATGGGATCATGCGGCGTCGGATATACGATCTGTTTGCCGATTCTGCCTGCCTTCGTAAACGAAGAAATAAGCGTTTTTGTCCCTCCAGTGTCCACCGTGACTATCATGTGTCTAGTGTAGCATAATCTCGTAGTGAAAAAACGATGAAATGTCTTGCATATTAACACAAAATACCGTATAATATACATAAATACAGTAATGTGTGGAAGGTGAGTGATGCAATATTCAGCCCAGCGACAGTCCGGATCAGTAATCGTGTACGTTATCGTCGGTGTAGTACTGGCAGCGCTGGCAGTGGGCGCTATCGTGGTTGCACAGCACAGGGGAGGACGACAGATCGCGTCACAACCGTCGACACAGGCGCCAGCAAATCAAGGTGCTGCTGATACTGATTCAAGCGGCGGCAATTCTGCCGAAGACAAGCAGAAAGAAGAAGCCGATAAGCAAGCAGCGGACAAAGCTGCCGCAGACAAAAAAGCTGCCGACGAAAAAGCCAAGCAAGATGCTGAAGCTAAGAAAAAAGCTGATGAGAAGGCTGCCGCCGACAAAAAAGCTGCTGACGAAAAAGCCGTCCAGCAGCAGGTCGCCGCTAATACTGCAGGTCCTATGGCCCAAACTGGCGGCTCACAACAAAGCGCGTCGCATCTGCCTACCACCGGTCCTGTCGAGGACACACTCGGCATGGTGATCGGTCTCGTGGCCATTCTCGGGGCTGGCTACTTCTACTACCACTACGGTCGCCGCGCCTAGCTTTTGACTTCTCTCGCCTCTTGAGGTACAATAGTACACAGTTTTAGGGTCTTTTTGACTGACTCTAGAAAATAGCAACGTAAGGAAGGAGAATGACGCCCCCTTAGCCTCTAGTGAGAGGTGAGCGGATGCGCGTCACAATCATACTATGGCAAAAGCCACTATCACTATGGATGAACTGCTCGCCGGCGCTGACGCTGGTGCCAAGCAGCTCGTAGCCGGAGAAGTTACCACCGGTACAGTACTCAGCGTAAAGAAGCATGAGGTTTTGATCGACCTCGGTGCCCAGGGCGTCGGCTACGTGCCACGCCGCGAAGTCGGTTTCTCTCGCAATCTCACAGAGGGCGACGAAGTCACTGCAAGTATCGTCGACACCGAGCTTGATAACGGCATGTCACTACTGAGCCTGCGTAAAGCAGCCAAAGACCGTGGCTGGGAAGAGGTTGCAGCCAAGCTCGAAGCTGGTGAGATCATCACTGTTGCACCATACGACGCCAATCGCGGTGGTCTACTAGTGGAGTACGAGGGTGTACGTGGTTTCTTGCCAGTATCGCAGCTGTCTGCCGAGCACTATCCACGCGTAGGCAGTAGTGACAAAGACGAGATCCTTCAGCGCCTCAATGCACTTGTTGGCAAAGATCTCCAGGTGCGCATCCTCGACGCTGATCGTAAAGCTAACAAGCTCATCTTCTCTGAGAAGGAGGCTGTCAAAGACGGCTTGGCTGCTCGCTTTGAGAAACTCGCCGTCGGTGACACTGTCGCCGGCGTGGTAACGGGTGTAGTAGACTACGGTGCGTTCGTAAACGTCGACGGTATCGAAGGTCTCATCCATATTTCGGAAATCAGCTGGGAGCGTGTCAACAACCCATCTGACTACGTCAAGGTAGGTCAGACTGTCGATGCGAAGATCATCGCTATCGACAAAGACCGCCTGAGTCTCAGTATGAAACAGCTCACGCAGGATCCATGGCTGACAGAAGTCGACAAGTTTTCTAAGGGTGACAAAGTAGAAGGTACTGTGACACGCATCACGCCATTTGGCGCCTTCGTACAGATCAGCCCAGCTATCGAAGCCCTGGTGCACATCTCTGAGCTTGGTGGTGGCAGCGATGCCGATCCAGAAAAAGTCTTCACGCTCAACGAACGCAAAGACTTCGTCATCCTCGACATCGATAAAGATAGCCGAAAAATCTCTCTGAGCCTCGGCGACAAAAAAACCAAATAAGACCAACGCGACACAGGTCGTAATGCACGAGTAGTCACTCGGCAGAAAGGAGTTTCACTATGCAAGAAAAAATCGTCACAATCGGTGATTCAATCACGGTAGGCGAGCTTGCAGAGACGCTGCATCTGCCGGTGACTACTTTGATAGGTGAGCTATTCAAAAATGGTATCGCTGCTACTATCAACCAGCGAATTGATTTCGAGACTGCCACGATTATCGTGGAGGAACTCGGTATAGACGCACAGTTAGAGCGCAAGGCTGGTGGTGAAGATGAAGCCCCACAGCGCGTTGCCTACCAAGTGTCAGAGCGTGCTTCTGAACGCCCGCCTATTGTGGCGGTGATGGGTCATGTTGACCATGGTAAAACCAGCCTGCTCGATGCGATTCTCGACAAGAAGACTGCAGAGGGTGAAGCTGGTGGTATCACCCAGCACATCAGCGCGTATCAGACGGTTAAAAATGGTCGTGCGATCACACTGCTCGATACGCCTGGCCACGAGGCGTTTGCAGCACTGCGCCAGCACGGTGCGGTTCTTACCGACGTCGTGATTATTGTAGTTGCAGCCGATGACGGCGTGAAGCCGCAGACGATCGAGGCAATTCGCTTCGCCCGTAACGCCAACGCGCGCATCATTGTGGCTATCAACAAGATGGACAAAGAAACCGCCAATCCACAACTCGTGAAGACGCAGCTGGCGAGTGAGCACAGCCTTAACCCAGAAGAATGGGGCGGTGATACGATCATGGTAGAGGTGAGCGCCAAGACCGGGCAAGGTCTCGACAAACTACTCGATAACGTCCTGCTCATCGCCGACATGGA
Protein-coding sequences here:
- a CDS encoding 30S ribosomal protein S1, which codes for MAKATITMDELLAGADAGAKQLVAGEVTTGTVLSVKKHEVLIDLGAQGVGYVPRREVGFSRNLTEGDEVTASIVDTELDNGMSLLSLRKAAKDRGWEEVAAKLEAGEIITVAPYDANRGGLLVEYEGVRGFLPVSQLSAEHYPRVGSSDKDEILQRLNALVGKDLQVRILDADRKANKLIFSEKEAVKDGLAARFEKLAVGDTVAGVVTGVVDYGAFVNVDGIEGLIHISEISWERVNNPSDYVKVGQTVDAKIIAIDKDRLSLSMKQLTQDPWLTEVDKFSKGDKVEGTVTRITPFGAFVQISPAIEALVHISELGGGSDADPEKVFTLNERKDFVILDIDKDSRKISLSLGDKKTK
- a CDS encoding ROK family protein yields the protein MIVTVDTGGTKTLISSFTKAGRIGKQIVYPTPHDPIKYVQLLRQALESEYAGKPVDLIVIALPGIIDDGIARWCPNLGWKNFDVRVALGSVLDGAPIHVENDANLAGLAEARLLDPIPDFALYVTISTGIGTGFISQGHIDPGLETSEGGHALVEFDGQVREWESFASGRAIKETYGKFARDIKRKGDWNHIADRISRGFLAVIPISQPDVIIFGGSVGTYFDRFATQLADLLDEQLPPHITRPTLLQAQHPEHAVIYGGYYYALDVLAGRKTRK
- a CDS encoding general stress protein yields the protein MAGTKVGGTKAAATNKAKHGKDFYARIGAKGGKIGRTGGFAANPELARIAGAKGGKISRRRKKDAGETAKAA
- a CDS encoding LPXTG cell wall anchor domain-containing protein, with translation MQYSAQRQSGSVIVYVIVGVVLAALAVGAIVVAQHRGGRQIASQPSTQAPANQGAADTDSSGGNSAEDKQKEEADKQAADKAAADKKAADEKAKQDAEAKKKADEKAAADKKAADEKAVQQQVAANTAGPMAQTGGSQQSASHLPTTGPVEDTLGMVIGLVAILGAGYFYYHYGRRA